The following are from one region of the Thiocapsa rosea genome:
- a CDS encoding DUF4426 domain-containing protein has protein sequence MIIQRTLGILIAAGLLAAHTASAEGPVMAGEYSIYANAMTAETLNPEIATLYRIQRSKLNGILTVSVVKPNPEGTPANVPARVEATARTGDTPASVIPMREIRVGEGVSYVGQFPIANLQIVDFAIQVTPPGGEPTAIELQQQFFID, from the coding sequence ATGATCATTCAACGGACCCTTGGGATCCTGATTGCCGCCGGCTTGCTCGCTGCTCACACCGCGTCGGCTGAAGGCCCGGTCATGGCAGGCGAGTACAGCATCTACGCCAATGCCATGACGGCCGAGACGCTTAATCCCGAGATCGCGACTCTCTACCGGATCCAGCGCAGCAAGCTCAACGGTATTCTGACCGTCTCGGTCGTCAAGCCGAACCCGGAAGGGACGCCTGCAAATGTCCCCGCGCGCGTCGAGGCCACTGCACGCACCGGCGACACGCCTGCGAGCGTGATCCCGATGCGCGAGATCCGCGTCGGCGAAGGCGTCTCCTACGTCGGCCAGTTTCCGATCGCGAACCTCCAGATCGTGGATTTTGCGATCCAGGTCACCCCCCCAGGCGGCGAACCGACGGCGATCGAGCTGCAGCAACAGTTCTTCATCGATTAA
- a CDS encoding DUF167 domain-containing protein produces MAGRQSVLRPRSSRAPAIAHDAASWYRWDGEDLELALRVKPRAPKDAFIGPEGDFYRVAIKAPPVEGKGNAALRKFIADAFGVAPSKVSVIGGEQSRYKRLRIEAPRTFPIPVKPRLP; encoded by the coding sequence ATGGCTGGTCGGCAGTCCGTTCTGAGGCCGCGCTCGAGCAGGGCGCCGGCCATCGCGCACGACGCCGCGTCTTGGTACCGATGGGACGGGGAAGACTTGGAGCTGGCGCTGCGCGTCAAACCGCGCGCACCGAAGGATGCCTTCATCGGGCCGGAGGGCGATTTTTATCGGGTCGCCATCAAGGCACCTCCGGTCGAGGGCAAGGGGAATGCTGCGCTGCGCAAGTTCATCGCCGATGCCTTCGGTGTGGCGCCGTCCAAGGTGTCCGTCATCGGCGGCGAGCAGTCGCGATACAAGCGGCTGCGGATTGAAGCGCCACGGACATTCCCGATCCCGGTTAAACCGCGCTTGCCGTGA
- a CDS encoding YggT family protein, which yields MSGSYLTNPAVFLIQTLFGLYITLVAIRFLLQWARADFYNPISQFVVKLTSPVLRPLRQVIPGYAGMDLAALALAWLLKSVELGLLVLVLGLNVSLFGALGWAVPAVIQLFINIFLFGILIRVILSWVNPDPYNPAVALLTRLTDPIMRPAQRLIQPIGGIDLSPMAVIIGLILLEMLLIPPLKWLVGSPF from the coding sequence ATGAGCGGTTCCTATCTGACCAACCCCGCCGTTTTTCTGATCCAGACCCTCTTCGGGCTCTATATCACGCTGGTGGCGATCCGCTTCCTGCTGCAATGGGCGCGGGCCGATTTCTACAACCCGATCTCTCAGTTCGTCGTCAAGCTGACCTCGCCGGTGCTGCGCCCGTTGCGTCAGGTCATCCCGGGCTATGCCGGCATGGATCTGGCCGCCTTGGCGTTGGCTTGGCTGCTCAAGTCCGTCGAGCTGGGTCTGCTGGTCCTGGTGCTGGGGCTGAACGTCTCCCTCTTCGGTGCGCTGGGTTGGGCGGTGCCGGCAGTCATCCAGCTCTTCATCAACATCTTTTTGTTCGGGATCCTGATTCGCGTCATCCTGAGCTGGGTCAATCCGGACCCCTACAACCCCGCGGTCGCGCTCCTGACGCGCCTGACGGATCCAATCATGCGCCCGGCACAACGGCTGATTCAGCCGATCGGCGGGATCGACCTCTCGCCCATGGCGGTGATCATCGGGCTGATCCTTCTGGAAATGCTGCTGATCCCGCCGCTCAAATGGCTGGTCGGCAGTCCGTTCTGA
- the proC gene encoding pyrroline-5-carboxylate reductase — translation MTTTRIAFIGGGNMATSLIAGLVADGYAPDALQVAEPGPDRREMFEARYGVRVFADNRDALADADTLVLCVKPQLAAQVCTEIADAASARAPLVISIMAGVPEQAIQRWLGGTLAVVRAMPNTPAMVQTGAIGLHASPEVGEEGRNRAETILRAVGLTRWVESEAQIDAVTALSGSGPAYFFLFMEALEEAGISLGLDAETARLLTIQTALGAAKMAVESEDTPGQLRERVTSPGGTTERALEHLLKADLHALMKRAAHAAHDRAVELSRSLSEQS, via the coding sequence ATGACGACAACCAGGATTGCCTTTATCGGTGGCGGCAACATGGCCACCAGTCTGATCGCCGGTCTCGTTGCCGACGGCTACGCACCCGACGCGCTCCAAGTGGCCGAGCCAGGGCCGGATCGCCGCGAGATGTTCGAGGCACGCTACGGGGTCCGGGTCTTCGCTGACAATCGGGACGCGCTGGCCGACGCCGACACGCTCGTGCTCTGCGTCAAACCGCAGCTCGCCGCACAGGTCTGCACCGAGATCGCCGATGCCGCATCGGCACGCGCCCCGCTCGTGATCTCCATCATGGCCGGAGTACCGGAGCAGGCGATTCAGCGCTGGCTCGGGGGCACCTTGGCGGTCGTGCGGGCCATGCCCAACACACCCGCGATGGTGCAGACGGGTGCAATCGGGCTGCATGCCAGCCCGGAGGTCGGCGAGGAAGGCCGTAACCGTGCCGAGACCATCCTGCGCGCGGTCGGCTTAACCCGCTGGGTGGAGAGCGAGGCCCAGATCGACGCGGTGACTGCACTCTCGGGGAGCGGCCCGGCCTACTTTTTCCTGTTCATGGAGGCGTTGGAAGAGGCCGGCATCTCGCTGGGACTGGACGCCGAGACCGCCCGCCTCCTGACCATCCAAACCGCGCTGGGGGCGGCCAAGATGGCCGTGGAGAGCGAGGACACGCCCGGGCAGCTGCGCGAGCGCGTCACCTCGCCCGGCGGTACGACGGAACGTGCACTCGAGCACCTGCTCAAGGCCGATCTGCACGCCCTGATGAAGCGCGCCGCGCACGCCGCGCATGATCGCGCGGTCGAACTCTCACGGAGCCTGTCGGAGCAATCATGA
- a CDS encoding YggS family pyridoxal phosphate-dependent enzyme, with the protein MEPDEAIGDDGIQERLREVQARIRAAVERAQRPPGSVALLAVSKTHGAEAVRAAYAAGHRAFGESYVQEAIEKIALLADLTDIEWHFIGRIQANKTRQIAARFDWVHGLSDPTHARRLSEQRPTDLPPLKVCIQVNVSGENTKGGVEPSEVAALIAACEALPRLDVCGLMTLPAPAEDEDAQRTPFRALRLLRDRLATPSRPLACLSMGMSDDLEAAILEGATLVRVGTAVFGPRPYNVG; encoded by the coding sequence ATGGAACCGGACGAAGCGATCGGCGATGACGGCATCCAGGAACGTCTGCGCGAGGTGCAAGCCCGCATCCGCGCGGCCGTCGAGCGGGCACAACGCCCGCCGGGCAGCGTTGCGCTGCTCGCCGTGAGCAAGACCCACGGCGCCGAGGCCGTGCGCGCGGCCTATGCGGCCGGTCACCGGGCATTCGGCGAGAGCTATGTGCAGGAGGCGATCGAGAAGATCGCCTTGCTCGCCGACCTGACCGACATCGAGTGGCACTTCATCGGCCGGATCCAAGCCAACAAGACCCGTCAGATCGCGGCCCGTTTCGATTGGGTCCACGGCCTGTCCGATCCGACCCACGCCCGTCGCCTGAGCGAGCAACGTCCGACCGACCTGCCGCCGCTGAAGGTCTGCATCCAGGTCAATGTCAGCGGCGAGAACACCAAGGGCGGTGTCGAGCCGAGCGAAGTCGCGGCCCTGATCGCCGCCTGCGAGGCGCTGCCCCGCCTGGATGTCTGTGGACTCATGACACTCCCCGCACCCGCCGAGGACGAAGACGCTCAACGCACACCGTTTCGCGCCCTGCGTCTGCTGCGTGATCGGCTGGCTACCCCGAGCCGCCCGCTTGCGTGTCTGTCGATGGGCATGTCCGACGACCTGGAGGCCGCGATCCTCGAAGGCGCGACCCTCGTTCGGGTCGGCACGGCAGTCTTCGGGCCGCGGCCGTATAATGTCGGCTGA
- a CDS encoding XTP/dITP diphosphatase has product MSIPHAGEALVLASNNPGKVREINQLLLSARIKAVPQSDFAVPDVEETGLTFVENAILKARHAARYSDLPALADDSGLEVDALDGAPGIYSARYAGPGASDTANLQKLLADLEGVEASKRTARFQCVLVYLRHPADPTPLICQGTWEGSILTAPRGERGFGYDPVFWVPSHGCSSAELDPETKNRLSHRGQALRALQGLLASVGADV; this is encoded by the coding sequence ATGAGTATTCCGCACGCCGGCGAGGCCCTCGTCCTGGCCAGCAACAACCCCGGAAAGGTTCGAGAGATCAATCAGCTGCTGTTGAGCGCCCGCATCAAGGCGGTCCCTCAAAGCGATTTTGCCGTGCCGGACGTCGAAGAGACGGGCTTGACCTTCGTGGAAAACGCCATCCTCAAGGCGCGGCACGCCGCGCGCTACAGCGATCTTCCCGCCCTTGCCGACGATTCCGGCCTGGAAGTCGATGCGCTCGACGGCGCACCCGGTATCTATTCCGCGCGCTATGCGGGACCCGGCGCATCCGATACCGCGAATCTGCAAAAGCTGCTGGCCGACCTGGAAGGGGTGGAAGCATCCAAACGCACCGCCCGATTCCAGTGCGTCCTGGTCTATCTGCGCCATCCCGCCGATCCGACGCCACTCATCTGCCAGGGCACCTGGGAGGGCTCGATCCTCACCGCTCCTCGCGGGGAGCGCGGCTTCGGGTACGACCCCGTTTTTTGGGTGCCGTCGCATGGATGCAGCTCCGCGGAGCTGGATCCGGAGACCAAGAACCGGCTGAGCCATCGGGGTCAGGCCCTGCGCGCGTTGCAGGGCCTTTTGGCGTCGGTTGGCGCCGACGTCTAA
- the rph gene encoding ribonuclease PH codes for MRPSGRRPDELRPIRLTRGFTRHAEGSVLVEFGETRVLCTASVESQVPPFLKGQGKGWVTAEYGMLPRATDTRSPREAARGKQGGRTLEIQRLIGRSLRAAMDLNALGERSITLDCDVLQADGGTRTASITGAWVALRDAIDGLLARGEITTDPLRTQIAAVSVGIVQGVAVLDLNYAEDATAETDMNLVMDGEGRFVEVQGTAEGVPFSRAELDALIAIGAAGIREIQAAQRAALESA; via the coding sequence GTGCGACCGTCCGGACGCCGCCCCGACGAGCTGCGCCCGATCCGACTGACCCGCGGCTTCACCCGCCATGCGGAGGGCTCCGTACTGGTCGAGTTCGGCGAGACGCGCGTGCTCTGCACGGCGAGCGTGGAGTCACAGGTCCCGCCTTTTCTCAAGGGCCAAGGCAAAGGCTGGGTGACCGCCGAATACGGGATGCTCCCGCGCGCGACCGATACACGCAGTCCGCGCGAGGCGGCGCGCGGCAAACAGGGCGGGCGCACGCTCGAGATCCAGCGCCTGATCGGTCGGTCGCTGCGCGCAGCGATGGATCTGAATGCACTCGGGGAGCGCTCCATCACGCTCGACTGCGACGTCCTGCAGGCCGACGGAGGCACCCGCACCGCATCAATCACCGGCGCCTGGGTCGCCCTGCGCGACGCGATCGACGGGCTGCTGGCGCGCGGGGAGATCACGACCGATCCGCTGCGCACGCAGATCGCCGCCGTCTCGGTCGGCATCGTGCAGGGTGTTGCGGTCCTCGATCTAAACTATGCCGAGGATGCGACGGCCGAGACCGACATGAATCTGGTGATGGACGGCGAAGGCCGCTTCGTCGAGGTGCAGGGGACCGCCGAGGGCGTGCCCTTCAGCCGTGCCGAGCTCGACGCACTCATCGCGATCGGCGCCGCCGGCATCCGCGAGATCCAGGCCGCTCAGCGCGCCGCGCTGGAAAGCGCATGA
- a CDS encoding serine/threonine protein kinase gives MAVARDSLPAGTLLGPYRVVKTIAQGGFSLIYLAYDEDSGEEVVIKEYMPKKIARRDSARRVTASEPQLAENLHQGRKLFFQEAKALASLKHPSIVRVLDFFLANDTGYLVMPNERGRNLGAYVQARRGGLSTTFILDVFVPVLDALSLLHRRSMVHLDVKPGNIHLRHGNRPMLLDLGAVHPLAKSRARGGQVVTAGYSPIEQYMRDGHIGPWTDVYAVGASIRACMEGRTPPPAPERQKEDTLIPATVELKTRYPFPLLRLVDWSMSMQVGDRPQDAGELLAAVLDEVASSPDRVSGTPPSASE, from the coding sequence ATGGCCGTCGCCCGAGACAGCCTTCCCGCGGGCACCTTGCTGGGTCCGTATCGGGTCGTGAAGACCATCGCGCAGGGTGGGTTCAGTCTCATCTACCTCGCCTATGACGAGGACTCGGGCGAAGAGGTTGTCATCAAAGAATACATGCCCAAGAAGATCGCGCGGCGCGACAGTGCTCGGCGCGTGACGGCGAGCGAGCCGCAGCTCGCCGAGAACCTCCATCAAGGGCGCAAACTGTTCTTTCAGGAGGCGAAGGCCCTCGCATCCTTAAAGCACCCTTCGATCGTTCGGGTGTTGGATTTCTTTCTCGCCAACGATACCGGCTATCTGGTCATGCCCAACGAGCGCGGGCGCAATCTCGGAGCCTATGTGCAGGCGCGACGCGGCGGTCTCAGCACGACCTTCATCCTCGATGTCTTCGTCCCGGTCCTCGATGCCTTGTCGCTGCTGCATCGCCGCTCCATGGTCCATCTCGACGTCAAACCCGGCAACATCCACCTGAGGCATGGCAATCGACCCATGCTGCTCGATCTCGGCGCCGTTCACCCCTTGGCGAAGAGCCGCGCCCGGGGCGGACAGGTCGTCACCGCCGGTTATTCGCCGATCGAGCAGTACATGCGCGACGGTCACATCGGACCTTGGACCGATGTCTACGCGGTCGGGGCCAGCATCCGCGCCTGCATGGAAGGACGCACGCCGCCCCCCGCACCCGAGCGTCAAAAGGAGGACACCCTGATTCCGGCCACGGTGGAGCTGAAAACCCGGTATCCTTTCCCCCTGCTCAGGCTGGTCGATTGGTCGATGTCGATGCAGGTCGGCGACCGTCCACAGGATGCCGGAGAGCTCCTCGCGGCGGTGCTCGACGAGGTGGCCTCGAGCCCGGACAGGGTTTCGGGCACACCGCCGAGCGCATCCGAATAG
- a CDS encoding YicC/YloC family endoribonuclease: MIKSMTAFARESRSGDFGELTWELRAVNHRYLEPHLRLPEELRALETSVRTRLAARVQRGKLDCNLRYVPAVGLSGSLRVNRAFVEQLLAAGQEVGAIIGRGVEPSPFELLRWPGVLQEQDRDLDEVTAAALDLLERAIDTLLATREREGERLERLLVDRCDRLQESVVRVRARMPEVMTSVRRRLADRLAELRAELDPARLEQEMALVAARLDVDEEMDRLEAHVAEVRDVLKRREPVGRRLDFLMQELNREANTLGSKSADVEVTREAVEMKVLIEQMREQVQNLE; the protein is encoded by the coding sequence ATGATCAAAAGTATGACGGCCTTCGCGCGCGAGTCGCGCTCCGGTGATTTCGGCGAGCTGACGTGGGAGCTGCGGGCCGTCAACCACCGCTATCTCGAGCCGCATCTGCGGTTGCCAGAGGAGCTGCGCGCGCTCGAAACCAGCGTGCGCACCCGCCTGGCCGCCCGTGTCCAACGCGGCAAGCTCGACTGCAACCTGCGCTACGTCCCGGCCGTCGGACTCTCCGGAAGCCTGCGGGTCAACCGCGCCTTCGTCGAGCAGCTCCTGGCTGCCGGGCAGGAGGTCGGCGCCATCATCGGTCGCGGCGTCGAGCCCTCGCCCTTCGAGCTGCTGCGCTGGCCCGGCGTACTCCAGGAGCAGGACCGCGATCTGGACGAGGTGACGGCCGCCGCGCTGGATCTGCTGGAGCGCGCCATCGACACCTTGCTCGCGACCCGCGAGCGCGAGGGCGAGCGTCTCGAGCGACTGCTGGTCGATCGCTGCGATCGCCTGCAGGAGAGCGTGGTGCGCGTGCGTGCCCGGATGCCCGAGGTGATGACGAGTGTGCGACGACGTCTCGCGGATCGACTCGCCGAGCTGCGCGCCGAGCTGGATCCTGCCCGTTTGGAGCAGGAGATGGCCTTGGTCGCGGCCCGCCTGGATGTGGACGAGGAGATGGACCGTCTCGAGGCCCACGTCGCCGAGGTTCGGGACGTGCTCAAACGCCGCGAGCCGGTCGGGCGCCGCCTGGATTTTCTCATGCAGGAGCTCAATCGCGAGGCCAACACCCTCGGCTCCAAGTCGGCCGATGTCGAGGTCACCCGCGAGGCGGTCGAGATGAAGGTTCTGATCGAGCAGATGCGCGAGCAGGTGCAGAATTTGGAGTGA
- a CDS encoding DUF6746 family protein has protein sequence MLNKCLVAALLVGMAAGASAQTDRVEHFKGLPADTLEQAVANFSEYNGKLRAILDKGDLEGQDLATVHELTYTLETALAKINAELTALAETLEEVHIASETADIDTVKTKGREYLSVAAEVID, from the coding sequence ATGCTCAACAAATGTCTAGTAGCCGCTCTGCTGGTCGGTATGGCCGCGGGTGCGTCCGCGCAGACCGATCGGGTCGAACACTTCAAGGGCCTTCCGGCCGATACGCTCGAGCAGGCTGTCGCGAACTTCTCCGAGTACAACGGCAAGCTGAGGGCGATCCTCGACAAGGGCGATCTCGAAGGACAGGATCTCGCGACCGTCCATGAGCTGACCTACACCCTCGAAACCGCGCTGGCGAAGATCAACGCCGAATTGACCGCTTTGGCCGAGACGTTGGAAGAGGTACACATCGCCTCGGAAACCGCCGATATCGACACGGTCAAGACGAAAGGGCGCGAGTACCTTTCGGTTGCCGCAGAGGTTATTGACTGA
- a CDS encoding rhodanese-like domain-containing protein, which produces MFQARSIALTTLFVLMVGFGTTGWTYDANLAGSYAELFAPAQGAQAGKGLNCIKPEAFVNMIKRGEPVATIDIRTPAEANVFSTALPEDLSIPLNELFLPANLERIPTDRTVVVICKSGIRAAAAGTALRHIGFDRVFILEGGFKALIDYLDPVVANSPPTEPLPKN; this is translated from the coding sequence ATGTTTCAAGCTCGATCGATCGCCTTAACGACCCTGTTCGTGCTGATGGTCGGATTCGGCACGACTGGCTGGACCTACGATGCGAATCTCGCCGGCAGCTACGCCGAGCTCTTCGCACCGGCGCAGGGCGCACAGGCCGGCAAGGGGCTGAACTGCATCAAGCCCGAAGCCTTCGTGAACATGATCAAGCGGGGCGAACCGGTCGCCACGATTGATATCCGCACTCCCGCGGAGGCCAATGTGTTCAGCACCGCACTGCCGGAGGATCTGAGCATTCCGCTCAATGAGCTCTTTCTCCCCGCAAATCTTGAACGGATTCCGACGGATCGCACGGTCGTGGTCATCTGCAAATCCGGGATCCGGGCCGCTGCAGCGGGCACGGCGTTGCGCCATATCGGCTTTGATCGGGTATTCATCCTGGAGGGTGGGTTCAAGGCGCTGATCGATTATCTCGACCCGGTGGTCGCCAATAGTCCTCCCACCGAGCCGTTGCCCAAGAATTAA